The following coding sequences lie in one Girardinichthys multiradiatus isolate DD_20200921_A chromosome 13, DD_fGirMul_XY1, whole genome shotgun sequence genomic window:
- the s100a11 gene encoding protein S100-A11, translating into MEAAITTIVSQFKVYAGNEGSSTTLSKDEFHKLVTSQLPTLVKNASDPGVVDQLMSSLDENNDGELTFSEFWQLIGKLASKQGGFS; encoded by the exons ATGGAAGCTGCCATCACCACCATTGTCTCCCAGTTCAAGGTGTATGCTGGGAATGAAGGATCCTCCACCACGCTGAGTAAAGATGAGTTCCATAAACTGGTGACCTCTCAGCTTCCCACCCTTGTCAAG AACGCCAGTGACCCCGGGGTGGTTGACCAGCTCATGAGCTCCCTAGATGAAAACAACGATGGGGAGCTGACATTCTCCGAGTTCTGGCAGCTGATTGGAAAACTGGCGAGCAAACAGGGAGGCTTCAGCTAG